One genomic segment of Streptomyces sp. TLI_146 includes these proteins:
- a CDS encoding DUF2993 domain-containing protein produces the protein MRPPTRIPPRPRNPYDELAALADPDPDLDPAPRPRILPLDLGRMYAETEDEPWSPPDHRRSGNGRRARRSRRRRRSPFAALPRLAKLLFALVVCVGFLVLADRCAAMYAEKKAQRALQDELHLAAAPQVDIHGFPFLTQVLDKHLKRVDVTVPHVAADRVTLAKVQASARDIKLTGDLPSDIRSAVIGDLNGRITLSFDDMNRELTASRLKFSRVSDDTVGAEGGLSVGGQELRVRARAQVRLVGTSGLSTDVDGMSLDLPGIATYRPGKNRGLTLHRESAELISRDTARVKALLSVPAVVERLGVSQKDVDSALRSDKKLHDLVGTPRFVEQLTRVNLVDVVADHPWLLSKIGIDPKLVTGLLAMRPPELSDRLSFSFTLPREARELQLRDVRVEKDGVTATVSGVEVGVGKGR, from the coding sequence ATGCGACCCCCCACACGCATACCGCCCCGTCCCCGCAATCCCTACGACGAACTGGCGGCACTCGCCGACCCCGACCCCGATCTGGACCCCGCGCCCCGGCCCCGGATCCTGCCCCTCGACCTCGGCCGGATGTACGCCGAGACGGAGGACGAGCCGTGGTCCCCGCCCGACCACCGGCGGTCCGGGAACGGCCGCCGTGCCAGGCGGAGTCGACGGCGCCGCCGCAGCCCCTTCGCCGCGCTCCCCCGGCTGGCCAAGCTGCTGTTCGCGCTGGTCGTGTGCGTCGGGTTCCTGGTGCTCGCGGACCGGTGCGCGGCGATGTACGCGGAGAAGAAGGCACAGCGGGCCCTCCAGGACGAACTCCATCTGGCGGCCGCTCCCCAGGTGGACATCCACGGGTTCCCCTTCCTGACGCAGGTCCTGGACAAGCACCTCAAGCGGGTGGACGTCACCGTGCCGCATGTGGCGGCCGACCGGGTCACGCTCGCGAAGGTGCAGGCCAGTGCGCGTGACATCAAGCTGACGGGGGATCTGCCGAGCGACATCCGCAGTGCGGTCATCGGCGACCTCAACGGCCGGATCACCCTGTCCTTCGACGACATGAACCGCGAACTCACCGCCTCGCGGCTCAAGTTCAGCCGGGTCAGCGACGACACGGTGGGCGCGGAGGGCGGGTTGAGCGTCGGCGGTCAGGAGCTGCGCGTACGGGCGCGGGCGCAGGTGCGGCTCGTCGGCACCAGCGGCCTGTCCACGGATGTCGACGGCATGAGCCTCGACCTGCCCGGCATCGCCACGTACCGGCCCGGGAAGAACCGGGGTCTGACGCTGCACCGGGAGTCCGCCGAGCTCATCAGCCGGGACACGGCCCGGGTGAAGGCGCTGCTGTCGGTGCCGGCCGTGGTGGAGCGGCTCGGGGTGTCGCAGAAGGACGTGGACTCGGCACTGCGGAGCGACAAGAAGCTGCACGATCTGGTCGGCACGCCCCGGTTCGTCGAGCAGCTGACGCGGGTCAACCTGGTCGACGTGGTGGCGGATCACCCCTGGCTGCTGTCGAAGATCGGCATCGACCCGAAACTGGTCACGGGCCTGCTCGCGATGCGCCCGCCGGAGCTGTCCGACCGCCTGTCCTTCTCGTTCACCCTGCCGAGGGAGGCACGGGAGCTGCAGCTGCGGGATGTACGGGTGGAGAAGGACGGCGTCACGGCGACGGTGTCGGGGGTTGAGGTGGGGGTGGGGAAGGGGCGGTAG
- a CDS encoding hydrolase has product MIAPSRRVVLSAAALSATALLTGAGPTVAAPRARMSLPAPTGPYDVGTVGVRLVDRGRRDPWGTRAYRELMVGVRYPARSVRGYESAPQMTPAAAQAYDRMNGLVEPGRVDWAATRSHAYTHAPVARPARPAGFPVVLYSPGAGDPRTLGTTLCDELASRGYVVVMLDHTYDAQVVEFPRRRLERTVLPREFTRAKDAGPEHVVALLKRVVDVRVADTRFVLDQLCQLPGPLGRLLDLGAVGMFGQSAGGFTAAQTMHDDRRIRAALNMDGVMGYTERDDDPANPSPVGTDGVDRPLLLMGMDGDDHHTVASWGAVWEHSTGWRRDLTLTGTAHASFTDLQSQVPQIARQLGLPDDFVAKSVGRVDPVRSVAAQKAYVCAFFDRWLRGRDDAGLLERPSARWPEVRFVE; this is encoded by the coding sequence ATGATCGCGCCCTCTCGTCGAGTCGTTCTGTCCGCCGCCGCCCTCTCCGCCACCGCCCTCCTCACCGGCGCCGGCCCCACCGTCGCCGCCCCGCGCGCGCGGATGTCGTTGCCCGCGCCCACCGGCCCGTACGACGTCGGCACCGTCGGGGTGCGGCTCGTCGACCGGGGGCGGCGGGATCCGTGGGGCACCCGGGCGTACCGGGAGCTGATGGTGGGGGTGCGGTATCCGGCCCGGAGCGTGCGCGGGTACGAGAGCGCGCCGCAGATGACCCCGGCCGCGGCCCAGGCGTACGACCGGATGAACGGGCTCGTGGAGCCCGGCAGGGTCGACTGGGCGGCCACCCGCAGTCACGCGTACACCCACGCCCCCGTCGCCCGCCCCGCCCGCCCCGCCGGCTTCCCCGTCGTCCTGTACTCGCCCGGCGCCGGCGACCCCCGCACCCTCGGCACCACGCTCTGCGACGAGCTCGCCTCGCGCGGGTACGTCGTGGTGATGCTGGACCACACGTACGACGCCCAGGTCGTCGAGTTCCCCCGGCGCCGGCTCGAACGCACCGTGCTGCCCCGCGAGTTCACCCGGGCCAAGGACGCGGGGCCCGAGCACGTCGTCGCGCTCCTGAAGAGGGTCGTGGACGTACGGGTGGCCGACACCCGGTTCGTCCTCGACCAGCTGTGTCAGCTGCCCGGTCCGCTCGGGCGGCTCCTCGACCTCGGGGCCGTCGGGATGTTCGGGCAGTCCGCGGGCGGTTTCACCGCCGCGCAGACCATGCACGACGACCGCCGGATCAGGGCCGCGCTGAACATGGACGGGGTGATGGGCTACACCGAGCGCGACGACGACCCGGCGAACCCGTCCCCCGTCGGCACCGACGGCGTCGACCGGCCGCTCCTCCTCATGGGCATGGACGGCGACGACCACCACACCGTCGCCTCCTGGGGCGCCGTCTGGGAGCACAGCACCGGCTGGCGCCGGGATCTGACCCTCACCGGGACCGCCCACGCCTCGTTCACCGACCTTCAGTCCCAAGTGCCGCAGATCGCCCGCCAGTTGGGGCTGCCGGATGACTTCGTGGCCAAGAGCGTGGGCCGCGTCGACCCCGTACGGTCCGTCGCCGCCCAGAAGGCGTACGTCTGCGCCTTCTTCGACCGGTGGCTGCGCGGCCGCGACGACGCCGGGCTGCTGGAGCGGCCCTCGGCGCGGTGGCCGGAGGTGCGGTTCGTGGAGTGA
- a CDS encoding helix-turn-helix transcriptional regulator codes for MGDEPVGEWLTQPDVSEIELVKVLHALGDPVRLRLLKVYADGEQYSCAPGALGLDHLHKSTVSHHMRIMREAGVTSTRVVGRSRYVRLRRDDLDARFPGLLDALIKSL; via the coding sequence ATGGGTGACGAACCGGTCGGGGAGTGGCTGACGCAGCCCGATGTGAGTGAGATCGAGCTGGTCAAGGTGCTGCACGCGCTCGGCGACCCCGTACGGCTGAGGCTGCTCAAGGTGTACGCGGACGGGGAGCAGTACAGCTGCGCGCCCGGGGCGCTGGGGCTCGACCACCTTCATAAGTCGACGGTCTCGCACCATATGCGCATCATGCGCGAGGCCGGGGTCACGTCCACCCGGGTCGTCGGGCGCAGCCGTTATGTGCGGCTGCGTCGCGACGATCTGGATGCGCGGTTCCCAGGCCTGCTGGATGCGTTGATCAAGTCGCTGTAG
- a CDS encoding Uma2 family endonuclease, with protein sequence MTAAMAENDRTPSRSQWDDLLTAWRELDVPEGWRAEIDEGQVRMVPPPHPHHNGIAAKVQRALYRSLPEELEIFQTLGIHIARLDKLYMPDLVVMPTAVIEAADPHTNDPVDAAEALLVVEITSKSNAKDDRTKKLWAYAHAPVPTYLLIDRFDEHGPTSTLFTDPVDGVYNRTVRTPFGAEIKLPEMFGKPLDTSVFPH encoded by the coding sequence ATGACCGCCGCGATGGCCGAGAACGACCGGACGCCGAGCCGCAGCCAGTGGGACGACCTGCTGACGGCGTGGCGCGAGCTGGACGTGCCCGAGGGGTGGCGCGCCGAGATCGACGAAGGACAGGTCCGCATGGTTCCGCCGCCGCACCCGCACCACAACGGCATCGCAGCGAAGGTCCAGCGCGCGCTGTACCGCTCGCTGCCGGAGGAACTGGAGATCTTCCAGACCCTCGGTATCCACATCGCGCGGCTCGACAAGCTCTACATGCCGGACTTGGTGGTCATGCCCACGGCAGTCATCGAGGCGGCCGACCCCCACACCAACGACCCCGTCGACGCCGCCGAGGCCCTCCTGGTCGTCGAAATCACCTCGAAGAGCAATGCCAAGGACGACCGGACGAAGAAGCTCTGGGCCTACGCCCACGCCCCCGTCCCCACCTACCTCCTCATCGACCGCTTCGACGAACACGGCCCCACCAGCACCCTGTTCACCGACCCCGTCGACGGTGTCTACAACCGCACCGTACGCACCCCGTTCGGCGCGGAGATCAAGCTCCCCGAGATGTTCGGGAAGCCGCTGGACACCTCCGTCTTCCCGCACTGA
- a CDS encoding copper homeostasis protein CutC, with protein sequence MSNRALLEVIALDVDDAVAAQAGGADRLELVTDIAADGLTPSREAFAAIRAAVDIPLRVMLRSADGFAAGDVDALVRDARALRAEGADEFVLGFLDETGSPDMAAVRALVAELDGCRWTFHRAIDRAADRDALRKELTGLAGLDTYLTAGAAGGVDDGLSTLVAEAARAGEPGYEPRILVGGGLRLDHLPALLGAGIDAVHIGGASRPGGWDGPVAAEAVAEWRGALDA encoded by the coding sequence ATGAGCAACCGTGCACTGCTTGAGGTGATCGCTCTCGACGTGGACGACGCGGTCGCGGCGCAGGCCGGCGGGGCGGACCGTCTGGAGCTGGTCACCGACATCGCGGCCGACGGCCTGACCCCGTCCCGGGAGGCCTTCGCGGCGATCCGCGCCGCCGTGGACATCCCGCTGCGCGTGATGCTCCGCTCGGCGGACGGCTTCGCGGCGGGCGACGTGGACGCGCTGGTACGGGACGCGCGGGCGCTGCGGGCCGAGGGTGCGGACGAGTTCGTGCTCGGGTTCCTCGACGAGACCGGGTCGCCGGACATGGCGGCGGTACGGGCGCTGGTGGCGGAGCTCGACGGGTGCCGGTGGACCTTCCACCGGGCGATCGACCGGGCCGCCGACCGCGACGCCCTGCGCAAGGAGCTCACGGGCCTGGCGGGGCTCGACACGTATCTGACGGCGGGTGCGGCGGGGGGCGTCGACGACGGGCTGTCGACGCTGGTCGCCGAGGCGGCGCGTGCGGGTGAGCCCGGGTACGAGCCGCGGATCCTGGTGGGCGGCGGGCTGCGCCTCGACCACCTGCCGGCGCTGCTCGGCGCCGGGATCGACGCGGTGCACATCGGGGGAGCGTCGCGGCCCGGCGGCTGGGACGGGCCGGTGGCGGCGGAAGCGGTCGCGGAGTGGCGCGGGGCGCTGGACGCGTAG
- a CDS encoding MFS transporter: MRLRLLLLALGTFAVGTDGMVIAGILPLVSDDLDVSVSAAGQMITVFALAYAVLAPVLATATAKWPRLHTLLTALAVFTVANALSALAPTFGLLLATRVLAAVGAALYTPTANAVATALVPPERRGRAIATVMGGLTVATALGVPLGTWIGRTDWRLTMWLVTALGAAAFAGVGLMLRGLPAPQPSPGLRTRLAPLANSRVLGATATTFLVFLAFQTVFIYFTVAASPATHDDQSKLTLLLLVSGAFSVAGSSLGGRVVDRWGPRVVILTAGTVSATVSLALPWLMQSMTTALIASALNPLAGWAVAVALPARLVSLDPPSAPLLLSLNSSALYLGVAAAGGTGSAAIAVLGERWFPFTSTALTLCAVALAAFTTRRAPARPTSAARSAFVLTKS, encoded by the coding sequence ATGCGCCTACGCCTGCTCCTGCTCGCTCTGGGCACCTTCGCCGTCGGCACGGACGGGATGGTGATCGCCGGAATCCTGCCGCTCGTCTCGGACGACCTGGACGTGTCCGTCTCGGCGGCGGGCCAGATGATCACGGTCTTCGCGCTGGCGTACGCGGTGCTCGCGCCGGTCCTGGCCACGGCGACGGCGAAGTGGCCGAGGCTGCACACGCTGTTGACGGCCCTGGCGGTGTTCACCGTGGCCAACGCGCTCTCGGCGCTCGCCCCCACCTTCGGCCTACTGCTCGCCACCCGCGTCCTGGCGGCGGTCGGCGCGGCGCTCTACACACCCACCGCCAACGCCGTGGCCACGGCACTCGTACCTCCGGAGCGGCGCGGCCGGGCCATCGCCACGGTGATGGGCGGCCTCACGGTCGCCACGGCACTCGGCGTCCCGCTGGGCACCTGGATCGGCCGGACGGACTGGCGCCTGACGATGTGGCTGGTCACGGCGCTGGGCGCGGCCGCGTTCGCCGGGGTCGGCCTGATGCTCCGGGGCCTCCCGGCCCCCCAGCCGTCCCCAGGGCTGCGGACGCGCCTGGCCCCGCTGGCCAACAGTCGCGTACTGGGCGCGACGGCGACGACGTTCCTGGTCTTCCTGGCCTTCCAGACGGTCTTCATCTACTTCACGGTGGCGGCGTCCCCGGCGACCCACGACGACCAGTCGAAGCTGACCCTGCTCCTGCTCGTGTCCGGCGCGTTCTCGGTGGCGGGCAGCTCGCTGGGCGGCCGGGTGGTGGACCGCTGGGGCCCGAGGGTGGTGATCCTGACGGCGGGCACGGTCTCGGCCACGGTGTCGCTGGCCCTGCCATGGCTGATGCAGTCGATGACGACGGCCCTGATCGCGTCGGCCCTGAACCCCCTCGCGGGCTGGGCGGTGGCGGTGGCGCTCCCGGCCCGCCTGGTGTCGCTCGACCCGCCGTCCGCACCCCTCCTCCTCTCCCTCAACAGCAGCGCGCTGTACCTGGGCGTGGCGGCGGCGGGCGGCACGGGCAGCGCGGCGATCGCGGTGCTCGGCGAGCGCTGGTTCCCGTTCACGTCGACGGCGCTGACGCTGTGCGCGGTCGCCCTGGCGGCGTTCACGACACGGCGGGCGCCCGCGCGGCCGACGTCCGCCGCGCGTAGCGCTTTCGTCCTGACCAAGTCATGA